A section of the Polyangium spumosum genome encodes:
- a CDS encoding dicarboxylate/amino acid:cation symporter translates to MSEQKSRAGEQPRRRFPLYVRVLAGVLVGVLLGLVFGERKYLLGLGNAELGRLGLLVVKLLKALAVPLVFFAILDAFVKTDISLRKGTRLLFICAVNATVALGIGLSIMNGFSPGRHLSGALAAVMRPNGATSDPAQEILAASKKGSLGLIDNVSSYVPRSLVDPFSENSVITIVLLGVLTGVALRRARARASEEAGPGLSVVERAIGGVYAILVETLDIVVSVVPIAVLGVVADVVGKAGLSVFRSLWVFLVTVLAAMALHALVYYPLVAWFIGKKPPRVYLGIGADPILTGLSTNSSLATVPVTLKALDRMGVSPGSARLAACIGTNLNNDGILLYEAMTAVFLTQAIGAPLDLGGELTIALASVMAAAGVAGIPEAGLVVLPLVLGAAGLPDALIAAAIPLVMTVDWIIARCRTVLNVMNDMLVAVLLDVGDRGEKNGSGAGEGVTSGSGCPPGSSSRA, encoded by the coding sequence ATGAGCGAGCAAAAAAGCCGCGCAGGAGAGCAACCCAGACGACGATTCCCGCTCTACGTGCGCGTCCTCGCCGGCGTCCTCGTGGGTGTCCTTCTCGGGCTCGTCTTCGGGGAACGGAAATACCTCCTCGGCCTGGGCAACGCCGAGCTCGGCCGGCTGGGGCTGCTCGTGGTGAAGCTCCTCAAGGCCCTGGCCGTCCCGCTCGTCTTTTTCGCGATCCTCGACGCGTTCGTCAAGACGGACATCTCTCTGCGAAAAGGGACGCGCCTGCTCTTCATTTGCGCGGTCAATGCGACGGTGGCGCTCGGCATTGGCCTCTCGATCATGAATGGCTTCTCGCCGGGCCGGCACCTCTCGGGCGCGCTCGCGGCGGTCATGCGGCCGAACGGCGCGACCTCGGATCCGGCGCAGGAGATCCTCGCCGCCTCGAAGAAGGGCAGCCTCGGCCTCATCGACAACGTCTCGAGTTACGTGCCGAGGAGCCTCGTCGATCCGTTCTCCGAGAACAGCGTCATCACGATCGTCCTGCTCGGCGTGCTCACGGGCGTCGCGCTCCGGCGCGCGCGTGCGCGGGCGTCCGAGGAGGCGGGCCCGGGGCTCTCCGTGGTCGAGCGGGCGATCGGGGGCGTGTATGCGATCCTCGTCGAGACGCTCGATATCGTGGTCTCCGTGGTGCCGATCGCGGTGCTCGGGGTCGTCGCGGACGTCGTGGGCAAGGCCGGGCTCTCGGTCTTTCGATCGCTCTGGGTCTTCCTGGTCACGGTGCTCGCGGCGATGGCGCTGCATGCGCTCGTGTATTACCCGCTCGTCGCCTGGTTCATCGGCAAGAAGCCGCCGCGCGTCTACCTCGGGATCGGCGCGGACCCGATCTTGACGGGGCTCTCGACGAACTCCAGCCTGGCGACCGTGCCCGTCACGCTGAAGGCGCTCGATCGAATGGGCGTCTCGCCCGGATCGGCGCGCCTCGCGGCGTGTATCGGGACGAACCTCAACAATGACGGCATTCTCCTTTACGAGGCGATGACGGCCGTCTTCTTGACGCAGGCCATCGGCGCGCCGCTCGACCTCGGCGGGGAGCTCACGATCGCGCTCGCCTCGGTGATGGCGGCGGCGGGCGTCGCGGGGATCCCGGAGGCGGGGCTCGTCGTGTTGCCGCTCGTGCTCGGGGCCGCGGGCCTGCCGGACGCCTTGATCGCCGCGGCCATACCGCTCGTGATGACCGTCGACTGGATCATCGCGCGGTGCCGCACGGTCTTGAACGTGATGAACGACATGCTGGTCGCGGTGCTGCTCGACGTCGGCGACCGCGGGGAGAAAAACGGCTCGGGCGCCGGGGAAGGCGTCACTTCGGGCTCGGGATGTCCACCTGGCAGTTCTTCGCGGGCGTGA